AGCAGGTTTCAGAAAACTTCCCGGGACAGCATTAAAAAACGCAACGACAGGAGAAACTGTTTATACGCCGCCACAGGAATATGATGAAATAGTGGACTTAATGACAAATCTGGAACAATTTATCAATGATGATACAATGTCTGATTTTGACCCATTGGTGAAAATGGCAATCATTCATTATCAGTTTGAAAGTATTCATCCATTTTATGACGGGAACGGAAGAACAGGTAGAATAATAAATGTTATCTATTTGGTAATGAAAGATTTATTGAATTTACCCATCTTGTATTTGAGTCGATATATTATTTTAAACAAGGGAAATTATTATAAATTATTGCAAGAAATAAGAGAAACAGACGATTGGGAAAACTGGTTGTTATTTATGTTAGACGCAGTAGAACAAATATCAAAAGAAACTATTGAACTAATTGGAAAAATACGAGACTTAATATTTGAATATAAAAACATTCTTCGCGATAATTATAAATTTTACAGTCAGGATTTGTTGAACAATTTATTTAAACACCCTTATACAAAAATAGAATTTATAGAGCGAGATTTAGGCGTTTCAAGAATAACAGCAGCAAAATATTTAAACGAATTAGCAAAAGACGGATTATTAAGAAAAGAAAAATTAGGGACAGGGAATTATTATATCAACGAACGGTTAATGGATTTACTAACAAAGAAATAGAACAAAATACACTTTGGCTAACAAAGCATATAAGTCATTGGGCGGTAAGTAGTTAAATAAACATACAAACATTGATAAACAGCATGGTAAACTGAAAGATTTGAGCATTAAAACGCCCAACGCCTCATATGCCTAACCGTTGGCCGTAAGGCAGAAAAAACAGAAAAATAAATATGAAAAAATTATTCCCAATAATAATTGGTTTTGTCTTTTTAATAGCCTGTAATAATCCGCAGAAAAAATTGACATATAGTTCCAATAAAAATGATTGGAAACCTGATAAGTTAATTGGAAAGGTCAAAACTCTTGTTCAATACAAAGCAAATGTGATTAATCCCGGAAATGGAGAAACAGAAACGCCAAGAATTACATTCAAGAAAGAATATACCAAATATGGTATGATTTTGTTTCAGGAATACTATGACAATTTTAAGAACTTAAAACAGAAAACCAAAAACGAATACAACGACAAAGGACTAATTATAAAATCAACAACTGAATTTTATCAACCGTATTCAAGAATGATTCAAACAAATCGGTATGATACTGCCGGGAACCTGATTTTTACAAATATTGCATACAACGATACTTTATCAAGTAGTGCCAAATTTGCATATAACACACACAAAGATTTAGTAAAAGGGACTGACATTCAAAATGGAGATACTACGGTGAATCTTTTTGAATATAGGTACAACAAAAACGGGAAAATCATTTGGGAAAAGAAAGTACAAAATTACAAATCAGGAAAAGATGAATATTTGATTACATTTAAGTACGACAAAAAAGGAAACTTAATTGAAGAAAGAAGTAAATCTCAGCTTTTCGGAGAAATGAAATGGGTTTATAAATACGACAACAAGAATAAACTCAAAGAGAGTAGCGAATACGAAAATGGACAAATACAAAATGAAATTTATTTTAACAATAATCATAATCAAACACTAGCAAGATACTATGAAAATGGCAAGCTTAACAGGGAAATGAAGTTTGATTATAAATTTGATAAAACGGGCAATTGGGTTATCAAAAAAGCCTATTTGAAAGAAAACTTTTTGAAAGGCAAAACATTTAAACCTGTATATATTGAAACAAGAAAAATTAACTATTATGAATAAAACGCCCAGCGGCCAACAACACCTATGCGTTATGCCGCAATTTATTGCAAATAAATAGATTAAGCGTTAAATGAAGAAAATTGTAAATACGAAAATTAAACAATAAAAAAGCGGCACATCGCATAGCCACACCGTTAGGCGTAAGGTGAATCGAAAAAACAAAATGACAACAATAAATCAGAAACAAGTGCGATTGCTGTATGAAGCTACAAAACAACTGAACAAAGTTTTAACTGTTAGGAATTTACTCTTATCAGCCTTATTTTCAACAATATTAGTTCTCTTAATCGATTTTTTATATGATTTAAGAATAATTGTTTTTATAATATATCTAACAGTTTTTACATATATTTCTTACAAATTAATTTTTAAATATAAATTTTCCCGTTTAAAAAATCGACTTGACCCAACACCAGACTACGATCAATTAATTACTCAAGATTATATTAACATTAAATTGGGCAAACAAAAGCTACGATTATATTTAAAAGATTGCCATTATTATATTTCAAGTGATTTTGTTTTTGTGTTTAAAACATATAAATTAATGGCAATATTTTCTATTGAAAAAATAAAACAAACTACACTGTTAGAAGACTTTCTTAAACGATTCAAAAAACAAAAAAAAGTCAGCCTTCTAGCGGTGGTAACTTTAATTGTAATTGCTATTTCTTTTACATGGAAAATAAGCCTTACAGAAATGAATCGGACTTTTCTATTGAAAAATAATAATTATATAGTTTTAAAAATTGTAAAAGGAGATTCTGTTTTATATCAAGCAAATAATTCTTATGTAGTCAAATTAGTGAATAATCAAATAAATGACAATAATATTGGAGTTGAGAAAGAAGATGTTGAGATTTATATTCGACTTGAACCATTTAAGAGAATACGAGTTATGTATTTAATTCTTAACAATATCTCTGACAAGAACATTGATTCATTATCAAAAAGAATATTAGGGTTATATTCGTATCAGATTGAAGACAACAGAATAACTTTGTATAAAAGCAGTGACAACATAAGAATAATAGTAAAGATTGAAGAAGATAACCCTGCGCCTAACAACGGTTATACTTCATGCCGCAAAAAGTGCTAAAATTGGAAATTAATTGTAAATTTGGAAATAATTGTAAACAGAAAAATAAATCAACAAAAATGCGGCACGTCGCATAGCCTCAACCGTTGGCAGTCATGCCCACCGGCGGGTAATCATTCGTTCTTTGAGGCTGTCTTGCGCAGCTTGCTTTTGAAAAATCAGTTTTCATAAGACACATCTGTAAACAAGATGTTTACGTTGCAGCAAGCTGCTCAGGCCACAGAACAATTTGGGGAAATGGCTTGCGTGACGGAAGGTCGAGTTCTTCCGGATTCTTCGTTTCGGGATTTCGCACGCGAGGGCAGGAGTAAGGCGGCGTAATCATTTTTGCAGGTTGAAATTAATTTATGCGTTGTTTGAAAGATTCTCATTCAAAATAGGGAAGAGGCTCATTCATAAACGAAAATCTGGGAAATGATGTTGCAAAAATACTTCCGCCGCCTTCTGCAGGTTTCCGTACTGCCGTTGGGACACGTTCAGCCAACAGCGGCTCATAGTGCATGCCGCAAATTGTACTGAATTTGAAAATTAATTGTAAATTTGAGAATATTTGTAAACAGAGAAGATTATGAAAACCAATTGCGGCACGCACCATAGCCGCACCCGTTGGTGGCAAGGCAAATAAAAAAAGAGTAATATGAATAACAAACTAGAAAAACTTTTAAAGTTTGAATCAATTTTTGAGCAAAAACGATGGACTCAAATAAATGGTTATGATGAAAAATTAGATCGTTTCGGTAGTTTAATAGATGTCCTTAAAGAAGAAGAAATAAACTTAATAATAGAACTTACACATATGTTTCAGTGGATGTCTTATAACGATTATCATAATAATTTAAGGATGCTTTTAAAGCAAGTTTTAAAAGAATCTCTTAAAAATAAAAATCAATTAATTCTTTTTCCAATTATAAAACCTACAGATGAAGATAAATTAAAGAGCGGACATGTTGTAATGAAAATGATTGAAAGTATTAAACCCTCAATTAGTGGATTCAAGAATGTTAGATTAAAACTTTTTTCAGAATTTAAAGATATCAAATCTGATAATTTCCAAATGGGTAAAAGTGATTACTTTATTCTTGTTGATGATTACATTGGGTCAGGAAAAACATTAACTAAAACCCTTTCAAAAATTAATGAAAATGGAAGTATTAGGAATAATTACGGAGTATTAGCAATTGCTATACAAAAACAAGCCAAGCAACTATTTGAAGAAAAAGGCATTACGATTTATAATTCAATGATTTTAAAAAAAGGAATATCCGATACTTATATTTCGCCAGAATTAGAGAAGAAAATAGAAATAATGCAAAAGATTGAAAATAAAATACCGAAAGTTTCTAAATATAGATTTGGATATGAAAAATCAGAAGCATTAATATCACTAATGAAAACGCCAAATAATACTTTTCCTGTATTTTGGAAAGGATTAATTAATAAAGGAGAAGAAATTGAAGCACCATTTCAAAGATATTAGAAAAATGAAAGAAAAAGAAATATATTTATTACTCAACGCTATTAAGAAAAACACAGATATAAAACGTTTAGTTAGAGAAGGTTTATCTTATACAAAGATTGTAGAACTCACAAAAGAAGTAATATCAAATGGATTTGTGACATATGATAATGATGTTATTACTCTCTCCGAAAAAGGTGAATTATTTTATGATAAAGTAAAAGACTCTTTTAAAAGAATAAATAAAGAAGAGTGGATTGAAAAGGATTTAAAAAATAAAATTCCTAAACTTGATAAAAATGTTATATTTTTACCAAGGCAAAACGAATTAACTTTTTAAGTTCTTTTCTTAAAAGTTTTGTGTTGGCTGTGCTAACACCGGAATAGTGAGTCACTATTCTGTAATGGAATGGGCTTTCAAGCCTTCGGGTTTAAAAGGGCTGCCGCTGAGGCTCCAGCCCTTTTAAACCCGTATTCACTAACTTGAGTGGGGAGTCTTCTCCCCACTCAATTAACGATTTAAGACATGAACTTTGAACAATATAAAGTAATTTTCGAAAAAGAAGCATCCAATTCAGGGTATTCAGAAACAAATATTCGGCGCTGTCTTACGTATGCAGAAATATTATTTGCAAACAAGGTTCCTGTCATTTACAATACTTCTCATTTGTCTGTTCTTGTAGGATATAACAAAAGATATTTAAAAAGAGCTGTTGTTTATACACCATATTTTTATAGAGATTTTCAAATTAAAAAGAAAAACGGAAAGTTTAGAAAAATTTCGGAACCTCTCCCTAGTTTAAAAGAAATCCAAACTTGGATTCTTGAAAATATTTTATCAAATATTCCTATTAGTCCATTTGCTAAAGCTTATAAAAAAAATACTAGTATCATTGAAAACCTAAGATTTCATGTAAACCAACCAAAAGTTTTTACATTAGATTTAGAGAACTTTTTCCCCTCTATTAAAACTGATTCAATTGAGAGTATATTTCTAAATGTTGGGTATTCAAAGATATTATCTAACCTTATGGCTAAACTCTGTACTCGTGATAATTCATTGCCTCAAGGAGCTCCGACAAGCCCATATTTATCT
The sequence above is drawn from the Candidatus Sulfidibacterium hydrothermale genome and encodes:
- a CDS encoding phosphoribosyltransferase-like protein; this translates as MNNKLEKLLKFESIFEQKRWTQINGYDEKLDRFGSLIDVLKEEEINLIIELTHMFQWMSYNDYHNNLRMLLKQVLKESLKNKNQLILFPIIKPTDEDKLKSGHVVMKMIESIKPSISGFKNVRLKLFSEFKDIKSDNFQMGKSDYFILVDDYIGSGKTLTKTLSKINENGSIRNNYGVLAIAIQKQAKQLFEEKGITIYNSMILKKGISDTYISPELEKKIEIMQKIENKIPKVSKYRFGYEKSEALISLMKTPNNTFPVFWKGLINKGEEIEAPFQRY
- a CDS encoding reverse transcriptase domain-containing protein, whose product is MNFEQYKVIFEKEASNSGYSETNIRRCLTYAEILFANKVPVIYNTSHLSVLVGYNKRYLKRAVVYTPYFYRDFQIKKKNGKFRKISEPLPSLKEIQTWILENILSNIPISPFAKAYKKNTSIIENLRFHVNQPKVFTLDLENFFPSIKTDSIESIFLNVGYSKILSNLMAKLCTRDNSLPQGAPTSPYLSNIFFKPVDDIISRYCIDNKIRYTRYADDLSFSGDFDENSLMEFVSNVISELNLTINKNKTRLMTPNMRQTVTGIVVNKKTQVVFHKRNNLRKDIYYIKKYGLHNHMKFRNIKQSNYLEHLLGKVNFVLQLNPNDIEFKRYKNFLIELKNKIE
- a CDS encoding Fic family protein; translation: MLKKLPIEKDIETKRVLKKLASAHRALAELKGVVSTIPNENILINTLGLQEAKDSSAIENIITTHDDIYKADLNLEGFKSLNAKEVQNYISALKKGFALISKKKILTNNDIIEIQSVLEKNRAGFRKLPGTALKNATTGETVYTPPQEYDEIVDLMTNLEQFINDDTMSDFDPLVKMAIIHYQFESIHPFYDGNGRTGRIINVIYLVMKDLLNLPILYLSRYIILNKGNYYKLLQEIRETDDWENWLLFMLDAVEQISKETIELIGKIRDLIFEYKNILRDNYKFYSQDLLNNLFKHPYTKIEFIERDLGVSRITAAKYLNELAKDGLLRKEKLGTGNYYINERLMDLLTKK